One Curtobacterium sp. MCLR17_032 genomic window carries:
- a CDS encoding TrmH family RNA methyltransferase has translation MPELDVLADPSDPAVQRLSDLAKPARGTVRTAIVEDQEPLVQALRAGVRFVEVYGESTREFPADLAALCAELQVPVRLVEPAVLTKVFRSEKRPKVFGVANIPAPARFSALAEGTGDVLVLDGVKIVGNIGAIVRTAVGLGARGVVLVDSDLATIADRRVVRASRGHVFSVPVLLETRERVARWLGESGLRVVDVDMDGSLSPESLGALEGDVALLLGAEKTGASDVLQDLAADTVSVPIDSRVESLNVSVVAGIVLYARSRRNA, from the coding sequence ATGCCCGAACTCGATGTGCTCGCCGACCCCTCCGACCCGGCTGTCCAGCGACTCAGCGACCTCGCCAAGCCCGCACGTGGCACCGTCCGGACCGCGATCGTCGAGGACCAGGAGCCGCTCGTGCAGGCCCTGCGTGCCGGCGTCCGGTTCGTCGAGGTCTACGGTGAGTCCACGCGCGAGTTCCCCGCTGACCTGGCCGCCCTGTGCGCCGAACTCCAGGTGCCGGTGCGGCTCGTCGAACCGGCGGTGCTCACCAAGGTGTTCCGGAGCGAGAAGCGCCCGAAGGTCTTCGGCGTCGCGAACATCCCGGCACCCGCGCGCTTCTCGGCGCTGGCGGAGGGCACGGGCGACGTGCTGGTCCTCGACGGGGTGAAGATCGTCGGCAACATCGGCGCCATCGTCCGCACCGCCGTCGGTCTCGGTGCGCGCGGCGTGGTCCTCGTCGACAGCGACCTGGCGACCATCGCCGACCGCCGTGTGGTCCGCGCCAGCCGTGGGCACGTGTTCTCGGTCCCGGTGCTGCTCGAGACCCGCGAGCGCGTCGCCCGCTGGCTCGGCGAGTCCGGCCTGCGGGTCGTCGACGTCGACATGGACGGCTCGCTCTCCCCCGAGTCACTCGGCGCGCTGGAGGGCGACGTCGCGCTGCTGCTCGGCGCCGAGAAGACCGGCGCGTCGGACGTGCTGCAGGACCTCGCGGCCGACACCGTCTCGGTCCCGATCGACAGTCGTGTCGAGTCGCTCAACGTCTCCGTCGTCGCCGGCATCGTCCTCTACGCCCGCAGTCGCCGGAACGCCTGA
- a CDS encoding DarT ssDNA thymidine ADP-ribosyltransferase family protein produces the protein MTDECIHGFPIELCDICSPRQRDPEDIIKTPTPRRTRVTTSLRSTPSTPGGKVPEQVLPATRDFGALRAHHVTHIDNLAGIVAEGAVLASDQATPAVDVSSAATREARGAATAPDGSSVAGHVPFTLSPDARRWDELRSGAEEDRWSDAARRTRATEFVVLVVPTTAFGASVILADTDADDPDVRFAVGPDAATNLLRRTDITDPSMHGVELLAGPRVPLSSVALVGVPNDRVRQQVKAVFAEQGGPAPRVAVFPPWFVPPLPED, from the coding sequence GTGACCGACGAGTGCATCCACGGTTTCCCCATCGAACTCTGCGACATCTGCTCCCCACGGCAGCGTGATCCGGAAGACATCATCAAGACCCCGACGCCACGGCGGACCCGTGTGACCACGTCGCTGCGGTCGACCCCGTCGACGCCGGGTGGCAAGGTCCCCGAGCAGGTCCTGCCGGCGACCCGTGACTTCGGTGCGCTGCGCGCCCACCACGTCACCCACATCGACAACCTCGCCGGCATCGTCGCCGAGGGCGCCGTCCTGGCGTCCGACCAAGCGACGCCGGCGGTCGACGTCAGCTCCGCCGCCACCCGGGAGGCTCGTGGTGCGGCCACCGCCCCCGACGGTTCCAGCGTGGCCGGCCACGTGCCGTTCACCCTCTCGCCCGACGCCCGCCGGTGGGACGAGCTCCGCTCCGGCGCGGAGGAGGACCGCTGGTCAGATGCCGCTCGTCGGACGCGTGCGACCGAGTTCGTCGTCCTCGTGGTGCCGACGACCGCCTTCGGTGCGTCCGTGATCCTGGCGGACACCGACGCCGACGACCCGGACGTGCGCTTCGCGGTCGGCCCGGACGCGGCGACGAACCTCCTCCGCCGCACCGACATCACCGATCCGTCGATGCACGGCGTGGAGCTGCTGGCCGGGCCGCGCGTGCCGCTGTCGTCGGTCGCCCTGGTGGGTGTGCCGAACGACCGGGTCCGCCAGCAGGTGAAGGCCGTCTTCGCCGAGCAGGGTGGTCCCGCCCCCCGTGTGGCGGTCTTCCCGCCGTGGTTCGTCCCGCCGCTGCCCGAGGACTGA
- a CDS encoding DNA topoisomerase IB, which produces MTRLRRSSTKGRGYHRVRSGTGFSYKDPHGTTVTDPEVRKRLEDLVIPPAWDDVWISPYENGHILATGIDGAGRRQYMYHPSWRDRMDKIKYDRALALAESLPTARRMVTQDLRRPEPDRHRALAAAFRMLDQGSLRVGSERYATEHGSHGLSTLLCTHAHISGDDIELEFPGKSHQAWSSTIHDADLARVLVGMKRRGPTARLLSFRERRGDDWEPVTAEDINAYVKERAGEDFTAKDFRTLHGTVAAAVDLAETGVLSSQAKRKKAISHAVKAASEVLGNTPTVARQSYIDPRLLDAYEHGETIDPDRLHAAESEVRALLYRQ; this is translated from the coding sequence GTGACACGTCTTCGCCGTTCCTCGACCAAGGGCCGTGGCTACCACCGGGTCCGGAGTGGCACGGGCTTCTCCTACAAGGACCCCCACGGCACGACCGTGACCGATCCGGAAGTGCGGAAGCGCCTCGAGGACCTCGTGATCCCGCCGGCCTGGGACGACGTCTGGATCTCCCCGTACGAGAACGGGCACATCCTGGCGACCGGGATCGACGGTGCCGGGCGTCGCCAGTACATGTACCACCCGTCCTGGCGCGACCGGATGGACAAGATCAAGTACGACCGGGCACTCGCGCTGGCCGAGTCCCTGCCGACCGCCCGGCGGATGGTGACCCAGGACCTCCGCCGTCCGGAGCCCGACCGTCATCGCGCCCTGGCCGCTGCCTTCCGGATGCTCGACCAGGGTTCGCTCCGCGTCGGGTCCGAGCGCTACGCCACCGAGCACGGCAGCCACGGGCTCTCCACGCTCCTCTGCACGCACGCGCACATCTCCGGGGACGACATCGAGCTCGAATTCCCCGGCAAGAGCCACCAGGCGTGGTCGTCGACGATCCACGACGCCGACCTGGCGCGTGTCCTCGTCGGCATGAAGCGTCGGGGGCCGACCGCGCGTCTGCTGTCGTTCCGGGAGCGCCGCGGTGACGACTGGGAGCCGGTGACGGCGGAGGACATCAACGCCTACGTCAAGGAGCGTGCGGGGGAGGACTTCACCGCGAAGGACTTCCGGACGCTGCACGGCACGGTGGCGGCGGCGGTCGACCTGGCTGAGACGGGCGTGCTGTCGAGCCAGGCGAAGCGGAAGAAGGCGATCTCGCACGCCGTCAAGGCCGCCAGCGAGGTGCTGGGCAACACACCGACCGTCGCGAGACAGAGTTACATCGACCCCAGGCTGCTCGACGCGTACGAACACGGCGAGACGATCGACCCCGACCGACTGCACGCGGCCGAGTCCGAGGTCCGGGCGCTGCTCTACCGACAATGA
- the tuf gene encoding elongation factor Tu translates to MAKAKFERTKPHVNIGTIGHVDHGKTTLTAAITKVLHDQYPDLNEARDFAQIDNAPEERQRGITINISHVEYQTEKRHYAHVDAPGHADYVKNMITGAAQMDGAILVVAATDGPMPQTREHVLLARQVGVPYIVVALNKSDMVDDEEILELVELEVRELLGSQEFDEDAPVVQVSALKALEGDEKWVKSVQDLMAAVDENVPDPVRATDQPFLMPIEDVFTITGRGTVVTGRVERGELDLNSEVEIVGIKATQKTTVTGIEMFRKLLDKAVAGDNTGLLIRGLKREDVERGQVVVKPGSVTPHTEFSANAYILNKEEGGRHNPFYANYRPQFYFRTTDVTGVITLPEGTEMVMPGDTVAMTVELIQPIAMEEGLRFAIREGGRTVGAGTVEKIIK, encoded by the coding sequence GTGGCCAAGGCCAAGTTCGAGCGGACCAAGCCGCACGTCAACATCGGAACCATCGGTCACGTCGACCACGGCAAGACCACGCTCACGGCGGCGATCACCAAGGTTCTGCACGACCAGTACCCGGACCTCAACGAGGCCCGCGACTTCGCGCAGATCGACAACGCTCCCGAAGAGCGCCAGCGCGGCATCACGATCAACATCTCGCACGTCGAGTACCAGACCGAGAAGCGCCACTACGCGCACGTCGACGCTCCTGGTCACGCTGACTACGTGAAGAACATGATCACCGGTGCGGCCCAGATGGACGGCGCGATCCTCGTGGTCGCCGCCACCGACGGCCCGATGCCCCAGACGCGTGAGCACGTGCTGCTCGCCCGCCAGGTCGGCGTCCCGTACATCGTCGTCGCGCTGAACAAGTCCGACATGGTGGACGACGAGGAGATCCTGGAGCTCGTCGAGCTCGAGGTCCGCGAGCTCCTCGGCTCGCAGGAGTTCGACGAGGACGCCCCCGTCGTGCAGGTCTCGGCGCTCAAGGCGCTCGAGGGCGACGAGAAGTGGGTCAAGTCCGTCCAGGACCTGATGGCCGCCGTCGACGAGAACGTCCCGGACCCGGTGCGCGCCACCGACCAGCCGTTCCTCATGCCGATCGAGGACGTCTTCACGATCACCGGTCGTGGCACCGTCGTCACCGGTCGCGTCGAGCGTGGCGAGCTGGACCTCAACTCCGAGGTCGAGATCGTCGGCATCAAGGCGACCCAGAAGACCACGGTCACGGGCATCGAGATGTTCCGCAAGCTGCTGGACAAGGCAGTCGCCGGTGACAACACCGGTCTGCTCATCCGTGGCCTCAAGCGCGAAGACGTCGAGCGCGGCCAGGTCGTCGTGAAGCCGGGTTCGGTCACGCCGCACACCGAGTTCAGCGCGAACGCGTACATCCTGAACAAGGAAGAGGGCGGTCGTCACAACCCGTTCTACGCGAACTACCGTCCGCAGTTCTACTTCCGCACCACGGACGTCACCGGCGTCATCACGCTGCCCGAGGGCACCGAGATGGTCATGCCCGGTGACACCGTCGCCATGACGGTCGAGCTGATCCAGCCGATCGCCATGGAAGAGGGCCTCCGCTTCGCCATCCGTGAGGGTGGCCGCACGGTCGGCGCTGGCACGGTCGAGAAGATCATCAAGTAA
- the fusA gene encoding elongation factor G — protein MAQDVLTDLNKVRNIGIMAHIDAGKTTTTERILFYTGITHKIGEVHDGAATMDWMAQEQERGITITSAATTCFWDNNQINIIDTPGHVDFTVEVERSLRVLDGAVAVFDGKEGVEPQSETVWRQADKYNVPRICFVNKMDKLGADFYYTVDTIVNRLGAEPLVLQLPIGAESSFEGIVDLVEMRALTWRGDAKGDVEMGAKYTIEEIPADLADRAAEYREKLIERVAEADDALMERYLDGDTDFSVAEIKAAIRALTVSSTLYPILCGSAFKNRGVQPMLDAVIDYLPSPLDVPPMIGHDVKDEEVEIIRKPESSEPFSALAFKVAVHPFFGRLTYVRVYSGHIDSGAQVINSTKGKKERIGKIFQMHSNKENPVDSVTAGHIYAVIGLKDTTTGDTLCDPSNQVVLESMTFPEPVIEVAIEPNTKADQEKLSVAIQKLAEEDPTFRVEQNAETGQTTIKGMGELHLDILVDRMKREFKVEANVGKPQVAYRETLTKVVERYDYTHKKQTGGSGQFAKVQIALEPMPVTAEKVYEFVNGVTGGRVPREYIPSVDAGIQDAMQVGVLAGFPTVGVKATLKDGAAHDVDSSEMAFKIAGSIAYKEAARKAGPVLLEPIMAVEVRTPEEYMGDVIGDLNSRRGQISEMTDASGVKVVRASVPLSEMFGYVGDLRSKTSGRAVFSMVFETYNEVPRNVADEIIQKSTGA, from the coding sequence GTGGCACAGGACGTGCTCACCGACCTGAACAAGGTCCGCAACATCGGCATCATGGCGCACATCGATGCCGGCAAGACCACGACGACCGAGCGCATCCTGTTCTACACGGGCATCACGCACAAGATCGGTGAGGTCCACGACGGCGCTGCCACGATGGACTGGATGGCGCAGGAGCAGGAACGCGGCATCACGATCACGTCGGCCGCGACGACCTGCTTCTGGGACAACAACCAGATCAACATCATCGACACCCCCGGTCACGTGGACTTCACGGTCGAGGTGGAGCGTTCGCTCCGCGTCCTCGACGGTGCCGTCGCCGTCTTCGACGGCAAGGAGGGCGTCGAGCCCCAGTCCGAGACCGTGTGGCGTCAGGCGGACAAGTACAACGTCCCGCGCATCTGCTTCGTCAACAAGATGGACAAGCTGGGCGCCGACTTCTACTACACCGTCGACACCATCGTGAACCGCCTCGGCGCGGAGCCCCTCGTGCTCCAGCTGCCGATCGGTGCCGAGAGCTCCTTCGAGGGCATCGTCGACCTGGTCGAGATGCGTGCACTCACGTGGCGCGGTGACGCCAAGGGTGACGTCGAGATGGGTGCGAAGTACACCATCGAGGAGATCCCGGCCGACCTGGCCGACCGTGCCGCCGAGTACCGCGAGAAGCTCATCGAGCGCGTGGCCGAGGCGGACGACGCGCTCATGGAGCGCTACCTCGACGGCGACACCGACTTCTCGGTCGCCGAGATCAAGGCCGCCATCCGTGCCCTCACGGTGAGCAGCACGCTCTACCCGATCCTCTGCGGCTCGGCGTTCAAGAACCGCGGCGTGCAGCCGATGCTCGACGCGGTCATCGACTACCTCCCCTCGCCCCTCGACGTCCCGCCGATGATCGGCCACGACGTCAAGGACGAAGAGGTCGAGATCATCCGCAAGCCGGAGTCCTCCGAGCCCTTCTCGGCTCTCGCGTTCAAGGTCGCGGTGCACCCGTTCTTCGGTCGCCTCACCTACGTCCGCGTGTACTCCGGTCACATCGACTCCGGTGCCCAGGTCATCAACTCGACCAAGGGCAAGAAGGAGCGCATCGGCAAGATCTTCCAGATGCACTCCAACAAGGAGAACCCGGTCGACTCGGTCACCGCGGGCCACATCTACGCGGTCATCGGCCTCAAGGACACGACCACGGGTGACACCCTGTGCGACCCGTCCAACCAGGTCGTCCTCGAGTCGATGACGTTCCCGGAGCCGGTCATCGAGGTCGCCATCGAGCCGAACACGAAGGCCGACCAGGAGAAGCTCTCGGTCGCCATCCAGAAGCTCGCTGAAGAGGACCCGACGTTCCGCGTCGAGCAGAACGCCGAGACCGGTCAGACGACGATCAAGGGCATGGGCGAGCTCCACCTCGACATCCTCGTCGACCGCATGAAGCGTGAGTTCAAGGTCGAGGCGAACGTCGGCAAGCCGCAGGTGGCCTACCGCGAGACCCTCACCAAGGTCGTCGAGCGCTACGACTACACCCACAAGAAGCAGACCGGTGGATCCGGTCAGTTCGCGAAGGTGCAGATCGCGCTCGAGCCGATGCCCGTCACCGCCGAGAAGGTGTACGAGTTCGTGAACGGCGTGACCGGTGGTCGCGTTCCTCGCGAGTACATCCCCTCGGTCGACGCGGGCATCCAGGACGCGATGCAGGTCGGCGTCCTCGCCGGCTTCCCGACCGTCGGTGTCAAGGCGACCCTCAAGGACGGCGCGGCGCACGACGTCGACTCGTCCGAGATGGCGTTCAAGATCGCCGGCTCGATCGCGTACAAGGAAGCGGCCCGCAAGGCCGGTCCCGTGCTGCTCGAGCCGATCATGGCCGTCGAGGTCCGTACGCCCGAGGAGTACATGGGCGACGTCATCGGTGACCTGAACTCGCGTCGTGGGCAGATCTCCGAGATGACGGATGCGTCCGGCGTCAAGGTGGTCCGTGCAAGCGTCCCGCTGTCCGAGATGTTCGGCTACGTTGGCGACCTGCGCTCCAAGACCTCTGGTCGTGCTGTCTTCTCCATGGTGTTCGAGACCTACAACGAGGTCCCGCGCAACGTGGCAGACGAGATCATCCAGAAGAGCACCGGGGCCTGA
- the rpsG gene encoding 30S ribosomal protein S7, protein MPRKGPAPKRPVVADPVYGAPVVSQLVNKILLDGKKGLAERIVYDALEGVSSKNGQDAVVTLKKALDNVRPTLEVRSRRVGGSTYQVPVEVKPHRANTLALRWLTSYAKGRREKTMTERLMNEILDASNGLGAAVKRREDTHKMAESNKAFAHYRW, encoded by the coding sequence ATGCCTCGTAAGGGTCCCGCCCCGAAGCGCCCCGTCGTCGCCGATCCGGTCTACGGCGCCCCCGTCGTCAGCCAGCTCGTCAACAAGATCCTCCTCGACGGCAAGAAGGGCCTCGCCGAGCGCATCGTCTACGACGCGCTCGAAGGTGTCTCGTCGAAGAACGGCCAGGACGCCGTCGTCACGCTGAAGAAGGCGCTCGACAACGTCCGTCCGACCCTCGAGGTCCGTAGCCGCCGCGTCGGTGGCTCGACCTACCAGGTCCCGGTCGAGGTCAAGCCGCACCGCGCGAACACCCTCGCGCTCCGTTGGCTCACCTCGTACGCCAAGGGCCGTCGCGAGAAGACGATGACCGAGCGTCTCATGAACGAGATCCTCGACGCGTCGAACGGTCTCGGTGCCGCGGTCAAGCGCCGCGAGGACACCCACAAGATGGCCGAGTCGAACAAGGCCTTCGCGCACTACCGCTGGTAG
- the rpsL gene encoding 30S ribosomal protein S12: MPTIQQLVRKGRTPKVVKTKAPALKANPQQRGVCTRVYTTTPKKPNSALRKVARVKLSNGTEVTAYIPGEGHNLQEHSMVLVRGGRVKDLPGVRYKIIRGALDTQAVKNRKQARSRYGAKKG, translated from the coding sequence TTGCCTACCATCCAGCAGCTCGTTCGCAAGGGTCGTACGCCGAAGGTCGTCAAGACCAAGGCGCCGGCACTGAAGGCGAACCCCCAGCAGCGTGGCGTGTGCACCCGCGTCTACACGACCACCCCGAAGAAGCCGAACTCCGCCCTGCGCAAGGTCGCTCGTGTGAAGCTCTCGAACGGCACCGAGGTCACGGCCTACATCCCCGGTGAGGGCCACAACCTCCAGGAGCACTCGATGGTGCTCGTCCGCGGCGGTCGTGTGAAGGACCTCCCGGGTGTGCGTTACAAGATCATCCGCGGTGCCCTGGACACCCAGGCCGTCAAGAACCGTAAGCAGGCTCGTAGCCGCTACGGTGCGAAGAAGGGTTGA
- a CDS encoding DUF6121 family protein — protein MSRWLVATMTSVLFIALVIAVAGFEALLADAEAIRQPDATPYLGPGMVVGAAIVVFLATATGAREGNPGITGLVAAATTYLVMLGVGAVGYALVRSDVAELLVFPAGYALSPFVVGAVVVALLTVVGGISAVRWQAGHPQEHQQPPVRPQD, from the coding sequence ATGTCCCGGTGGTTGGTGGCGACGATGACGTCCGTCCTGTTCATCGCGCTCGTCATCGCCGTGGCGGGCTTCGAAGCGCTGCTCGCCGACGCCGAGGCGATCCGCCAACCCGACGCCACCCCGTACCTCGGGCCGGGCATGGTGGTCGGCGCCGCGATCGTGGTGTTCCTCGCGACGGCGACGGGCGCCCGGGAGGGCAACCCCGGCATCACGGGCTTGGTCGCCGCCGCGACGACGTACCTGGTCATGCTCGGCGTGGGCGCGGTGGGCTACGCCCTGGTCCGGTCCGACGTCGCCGAGCTCCTGGTGTTCCCCGCGGGGTACGCCCTCAGTCCCTTCGTGGTGGGTGCGGTCGTCGTCGCCCTCCTGACCGTCGTCGGCGGCATCTCCGCCGTGCGCTGGCAGGCGGGTCATCCACAGGAGCACCAGCAGCCGCCGGTCCGTCCACAGGACTGA
- the pilO gene encoding type 4a pilus biogenesis protein PilO gives MTRNRLNMVLAVIGMVVVAVGGFFLGVQPQLARAAADDTQQSTVQQENALKSVELARLRKQAKTLPEMQAELGRLEASVPSATKMSAFYDEIGQAASAAGVTVSAITTSDAVAYTPPVSEPTTPSATGTPTPTPTPTPEPVASASASAPPVATDASITASNFSVVPVTVSVDGSFDQALSFVGRAQALQRLYLVNSITSSASDPSLESTQTSSTTWNFSGYVFVLDTDATAPTSK, from the coding sequence ATGACCCGGAACCGTCTCAACATGGTCCTCGCGGTGATCGGCATGGTCGTCGTCGCGGTCGGTGGGTTCTTCCTCGGGGTCCAGCCGCAGCTCGCGCGGGCCGCCGCCGACGACACACAGCAGAGCACCGTCCAGCAGGAGAACGCCCTCAAATCGGTGGAACTCGCGCGACTCCGGAAACAGGCGAAGACCCTCCCGGAGATGCAGGCCGAACTCGGTCGGCTCGAGGCGTCGGTCCCGTCCGCGACCAAGATGTCTGCGTTCTACGACGAGATCGGGCAGGCAGCGTCTGCCGCCGGGGTGACGGTGTCCGCGATCACCACGTCCGATGCGGTCGCGTACACGCCGCCGGTGTCGGAACCGACGACACCCAGTGCGACGGGCACGCCGACACCGACACCGACACCGACCCCGGAGCCTGTCGCCTCGGCTTCGGCGAGCGCGCCACCGGTCGCCACCGATGCGAGCATCACTGCTTCCAACTTCTCCGTTGTGCCCGTGACCGTCTCGGTGGACGGCTCGTTCGACCAGGCGCTGTCGTTCGTCGGCCGTGCGCAGGCGCTGCAGCGTCTCTACTTGGTGAACTCGATCACCTCCTCGGCGTCGGACCCTTCCCTCGAATCGACCCAGACGTCATCCACGACGTGGAACTTCAGCGGTTACGTGTTCGTGCTCGACACCGACGCGACTGCTCCCACGAGCAAGTAA
- the pilM gene encoding type IV pilus assembly protein PilM yields MAKSIVGVDIGAAAIRAVEVQDADRSKPLITRFAEVPVPEGATRQGEVVEPNTVAAALRELWSVGKFRSRDVVLGMGNQRVLSRDLTVPRAPIAQIRESLPFQVQDMLPVPVGDAILDFYPTSEGIGESGPTVSGLLVAAVKDAVLANVRAVQTAGLRPVGVDLIPFALARVLAPASATGTAAIVECGANTTTVVVMSDGVPKFVRIIPTGGDDVTRLLAGQLEVPLPTAEAIKRHLGMDSSRAQTHDDAVAVGAVRETVSELLASLRNTVSYFVNTHPSEPVSQVLLVGGGAALAGFRDALAEATRLPVVLGDPFTSVGLAKSIRGEDLRVHGPSIAVAWGLAAGGKAA; encoded by the coding sequence ATGGCCAAGAGCATCGTCGGCGTCGACATCGGCGCTGCCGCCATCCGAGCGGTCGAAGTCCAGGACGCAGACCGGTCCAAGCCGTTGATCACTCGTTTCGCCGAAGTGCCCGTGCCCGAGGGCGCGACGCGCCAGGGGGAAGTCGTCGAGCCGAACACCGTCGCCGCCGCGCTCCGGGAGCTGTGGTCCGTCGGGAAGTTCCGCTCGCGGGACGTCGTGCTCGGGATGGGGAACCAGCGAGTGCTCTCGCGCGACCTGACCGTTCCTCGTGCCCCCATCGCACAGATTCGCGAGTCACTGCCGTTCCAGGTGCAGGACATGCTGCCGGTCCCCGTCGGCGACGCGATCCTCGACTTCTACCCCACCTCCGAGGGGATCGGCGAGAGTGGGCCGACGGTGAGTGGTCTGCTCGTCGCCGCCGTCAAGGACGCGGTCCTCGCGAACGTCCGTGCCGTCCAGACAGCTGGGCTCCGCCCGGTCGGGGTCGACCTCATCCCGTTCGCGCTTGCACGCGTACTCGCGCCTGCCTCGGCGACGGGCACGGCGGCGATCGTCGAATGTGGGGCGAACACGACGACGGTCGTCGTCATGAGCGACGGCGTCCCGAAGTTCGTCCGCATCATCCCCACTGGCGGCGATGACGTCACACGCCTGCTCGCCGGTCAGCTCGAGGTGCCGCTGCCGACGGCCGAAGCCATCAAGCGGCACCTCGGCATGGACTCATCCCGCGCGCAGACCCATGACGACGCCGTCGCCGTCGGGGCGGTGCGGGAGACCGTCAGCGAGCTCCTCGCGAGCCTGCGGAACACGGTCAGCTACTTCGTCAACACCCACCCGAGCGAACCTGTCTCGCAGGTCCTCCTCGTCGGAGGAGGAGCCGCGCTCGCTGGGTTCCGTGACGCGCTCGCCGAAGCGACCCGACTACCGGTCGTCCTCGGTGACCCGTTCACGAGCGTCGGCCTGGCGAAGTCCATCCGCGGGGAAGACCTCCGCGTCCATGGGCCGTCCATCGCCGTGGCATGGGGCCTGGCCGCAGGAGGGAAGGCAGCATGA
- a CDS encoding A24 family peptidase, with translation MIPIAPFPLAGSAALVCAFGLAIGSFLNVVVHRVPAGMSVVSPASACPVCGHAIRGRDNVPVLSWFTLRGRCRDCGTAISSRYPLVEAATALLFLLVGAVFVLAPWSPLRTSLPGVQGVAHGATVLAAYLFLMAVSVALALIDIDTHTLPNRIVLPTSVVLPVFLTLAATLADDWGAILRGVIGLLGLAGVYLALALAVPGGMGLGDVKLAGVLGFALAYLGWGPLAVGSFGAFFLGGIFSIVLVVTRRVGRRTGIPFGPWMLGGAWLGIFFGAPIWAAYLSVLGVA, from the coding sequence GTGATCCCGATCGCTCCGTTCCCCCTCGCCGGCTCGGCCGCGCTCGTCTGTGCCTTCGGGCTGGCCATCGGGTCGTTCCTCAACGTCGTCGTCCACCGTGTTCCGGCCGGGATGTCCGTCGTGAGTCCAGCCAGCGCGTGCCCTGTTTGCGGCCACGCCATCCGAGGACGTGACAACGTCCCCGTCCTGTCCTGGTTCACCCTGCGAGGCCGGTGTCGTGACTGCGGCACCGCGATCTCGAGCCGCTACCCGCTGGTCGAGGCAGCCACCGCTCTGCTCTTCCTGCTGGTGGGCGCAGTGTTCGTCCTCGCGCCGTGGTCACCACTCCGAACCAGCCTCCCCGGCGTGCAGGGCGTGGCCCACGGCGCCACCGTGCTCGCGGCGTACCTGTTCCTCATGGCCGTCAGCGTCGCGCTGGCACTCATCGACATCGACACACACACGCTCCCCAATCGGATCGTGCTGCCGACGTCCGTGGTCCTGCCGGTGTTCCTCACCCTCGCTGCGACGCTCGCCGACGATTGGGGAGCGATCCTCCGTGGAGTCATCGGCCTGCTGGGTCTCGCCGGCGTCTACCTCGCCTTGGCCCTCGCCGTGCCCGGTGGGATGGGGCTCGGCGACGTCAAGCTCGCGGGCGTCCTGGGCTTCGCGCTGGCGTACCTCGGATGGGGACCCCTCGCAGTGGGTTCTTTCGGCGCGTTCTTCCTCGGCGGTATCTTCTCCATCGTCCTGGTGGTGACGCGTCGTGTGGGTCGTCGGACCGGCATCCCGTTCGGCCCGTGGATGCTCGGCGGAGCTTGGCTCGGGATCTTCTTCGGCGCGCCGATCTGGGCCGCTTACCTCAGCGTGCTCGGGGTCGCCTGA
- a CDS encoding prepilin-type N-terminal cleavage/methylation domain-containing protein gives MRAVLALIDRVRRDERGISLVELIVAMTLSVIVLAVAGAFLVSSQNASVTAQAVNMNTRSASAAMNEMTRIMRSATNNPVATGDDSQYAFQYASATNVRFFSYVNTTSTVTQPVQVQLGLDPARGTITETKWTGTAVQYTDYFAFPLSTQATLTAAPASTRTLANGVVSASVFQFSDASGAVLGSPTVPLSATDLAKVRRVSISVTTGTSPTDPRATTLQNSVSLANL, from the coding sequence ATGCGCGCGGTACTGGCACTCATCGACCGGGTTCGCCGTGACGAACGCGGGATCAGTCTCGTGGAACTCATCGTCGCGATGACCCTCAGCGTCATCGTGCTAGCGGTCGCCGGGGCCTTCCTGGTCTCGAGTCAGAACGCCTCCGTGACGGCACAGGCCGTCAACATGAACACCCGCTCGGCATCGGCTGCGATGAACGAGATGACGAGGATCATGCGGTCGGCGACGAACAACCCCGTCGCGACGGGCGATGACTCCCAGTACGCGTTCCAGTACGCCAGCGCGACCAACGTGCGGTTCTTCTCCTACGTGAACACGACCTCGACCGTGACACAACCGGTGCAGGTGCAGCTTGGCCTCGATCCTGCGCGCGGCACGATCACCGAGACGAAGTGGACGGGTACCGCGGTGCAGTACACGGACTACTTCGCGTTCCCGCTCTCGACCCAGGCCACCCTTACGGCGGCGCCGGCGTCGACGAGGACTCTCGCGAACGGCGTCGTCTCGGCATCCGTCTTCCAGTTCTCAGACGCCAGCGGGGCCGTCCTCGGTTCGCCGACGGTCCCGCTCAGCGCCACTGACCTCGCGAAGGTCCGCCGGGTGTCGATCTCGGTGACGACCGGAACGAGTCCCACCGACCCACGGGCGACGACGCTGCAGAACAGCGTCAGCCTGGCCAACCTCTGA